In the Aquimarina spinulae genome, CAAAGCTATTGCCTGGTTCTCTAAAATCAGATACTCTAATACTCTTGGTACATCGGGTAGGATTTCACTAGCATCCATCTCAGAGATATAAGTGAGATACTCTGTATTCTTTTCAGACATCAATTGACTAAATTTTTCTTCTGATATGGTTTTGTTTCCCCATTCCAGAATCTTTTCTAGCGATTGTACTCTACTCACTCCTTTAAGTTGTTCATTCTGTTCCTCAGAAAAAGAAATACCAAGGCTATCGGCAAGTTTTTGCCAGGCCTTAAAATGGTATTTTGCAGTATCTACGATTACACCATCGAGATCAAATATAAATGCTTTTTTCATTACTCTATCTCGCCTTTTGGGTTATACGTTATAGCATCTTTATTGACAATCAACAAATTACACATCCCTGCAATGATCAAACTTATTCCTGCCACCAACATTGCATTAATCGTTTCGTTTCCTATAAGTTTGTAGGCAAAATTAACCCCACCTACAGCTG is a window encoding:
- the pgmB gene encoding beta-phosphoglucomutase, with amino-acid sequence MKKAFIFDLDGVIVDTAKYHFKAWQKLADSLGISFSEEQNEQLKGVSRVQSLEKILEWGNKTISEEKFSQLMSEKNTEYLTYISEMDASEILPDVPRVLEYLILENQAIALGSASKNARAILEKVQLYDKFNTIVDGTNVSNAKPDPEVFLLGAKALGISPENCIVFEDSVAGIKAANIANMISIGIGNQEVLHEADYIFRDFTEIKEEFINQLVTAKKV